One segment of Papaver somniferum cultivar HN1 unplaced genomic scaffold, ASM357369v1 unplaced-scaffold_81, whole genome shotgun sequence DNA contains the following:
- the LOC113345522 gene encoding uncharacterized protein LOC113345522 isoform X2: MYNSRITVSDCALKMGKSTSGGGDSSSLLMPGVKSDDRSRERKPRRIRCPAIDKTPDELEASFIQLYAAYSEAAAHNKEEGEFADCEKKLIEMIFQGRAAVAKTAGSSRKLIIWVSAAIRGTKWDAKVCDVDFLMTLLMSYTENGLLLGRDTLPAVVDALSSLIMSPEEEKTEKQKRKEEEEDLPWTLFGCLFFLLEYPDNKVHFVNAGGIEAMIKLLQDGQKLGDYIYGSAIVALDIVKDCLAASDKFENDDLGLGIAIFPASMDMILPSTMHFKEEIEERLISLIESLTGGKTENYTLLAMFGENDCERITWLMELFTRYSKKVGAVANHLKSKQLDSFELYKKKCGDGFSTLQSIAVILGYLWLPEIKAKIESELSRHRIEKKLVLDVLSEYRDNIGNAGGTKTVIEKCIARLEENYDQSMELDAQENSGQGMELDVPEKPDQELEMEMEASSKRQRVHNRR; encoded by the exons ATGTATAATTCTAGGATTACGGTCTCAGATTGTGCACTAAAGATGGGTAAGTCAACGTCCGGCGGTGGCGATTCATCATCTCTCCTTATGCCTGGGGTTAAATCAGATGATCGATCTAGAGAGAGGAAACCCCGCAGAATCAGATGTCCTGCTATCGATAAAACACCAGATGAACTTGAGGCATCCTTCATACAACTATACGCTGCTTACAGCGAAGCAGCAGCTCATAATAAGGAGGAGGGTGAATTCGCTGATTGTGAAAAGAAACTTATTGAG ATGATTTTTCAAGGAAGAGCAGCTGTAGCAAAAACCGCGGGCAGTTCCAGGAAACTGATTATTTGGGTATCAGCAGCAATAAGAGGTACCAAATGGGATGCAAAAGTGTGTGATGTGGATTTTTTAATGACTCTTTTGATGAGTTATACGGAAAATGGACTTCTATTGGGAAGGGACACCCTACCTGCTGTTGTAGATGCTCTTTCATCTCTTATTATGAGtcctgaagaagaaaaaacagaaaaacaaaaaagaaaagaagaagaagaagacctgCCTTGGACtttgtttggttgtttatttTTTCTATTAGAATATCCGGACAACAAAGTGCATTTTGTCAATGCTGGAGGAATCGAGGCAATGATTAAACTTTTACAGGACGGGCAGAAATTGGGTGATTATATTTATGGATCTGCGATTGTGGCACTTGATATAGTGAAAGATTGTCTCGCTGCTTCTGACAAGTTTGAGAATGATGATTTGGGACTGGGCATTGCAATATTCCCTGCTTCCATGGATATG ATTCTGCCGAGCACTATGcattttaaagaagaaattgaagaacgtCTTATATCTCTAATCGAATCATTAACTG GTGGCAAGACGGAAAATTATACATTGTTAGCAATGTTTGGGGAGAATGATTGTGAAAGAATCACTTGGCTTATGGAGCTCTTCACACG ATATTCCAAAAAAGTTGGCGCAGTGGCGAATCATCTCAAAAGCAAACAG CTGGACTCGTTTGAGCTCTACAAGAAAAAATGTGGAGATGGATTCTCCACGCTTCAG TCGATTGCTGTTATTCTTGGTTATCTTTGGTTGCCCGA GATAAAGGCTAAGATTGAAAGTGAATTGTCTCGTCACCGGATAGAGAAGAAACTTGTGCTGGATGTTCTCTCG GAATACCGTGACAACATTGGCAACGCGGGTGGTACGAAGACGGTGATCGAGAAATGCATAGCTCGCCTTGAG GAAAATTATGACCAGAGTATGGAGCTGGATGCACAGGAAAATTCTGGCCAGGGGATGGAGCTGGATGTACCGGAAAAGCCTGACCAGGAgttggagatggagatggaggcAAGTAGCAAGCGGCAACGAGTGCACAACCGTCGATAG
- the LOC113345522 gene encoding uncharacterized protein LOC113345522 isoform X1 encodes MYNSRITVSDCALKMGKSTSGGGDSSSLLMPGVKSDDRSRERKPRRIRCPAIDKTPDELEASFIQLYAAYSEAAAHNKEEGEFADCEKKLIEVIRCFRNLKIVDSNVRQLFPQVLDLKKAVPLMINLLKYDKCGKRLASCILITFEELTHVAFQVPSQEIQVGKLVESLFEMEALEVFASTLGKFSEDDDLRAVQTIAQMIFQGRAAVAKTAGSSRKLIIWVSAAIRGTKWDAKVCDVDFLMTLLMSYTENGLLLGRDTLPAVVDALSSLIMSPEEEKTEKQKRKEEEEDLPWTLFGCLFFLLEYPDNKVHFVNAGGIEAMIKLLQDGQKLGDYIYGSAIVALDIVKDCLAASDKFENDDLGLGIAIFPASMDMILPSTMHFKEEIEERLISLIESLTGGKTENYTLLAMFGENDCERITWLMELFTRYSKKVGAVANHLKSKQLDSFELYKKKCGDGFSTLQSIAVILGYLWLPEIKAKIESELSRHRIEKKLVLDVLSEYRDNIGNAGGTKTVIEKCIARLEENYDQSMELDAQENSGQGMELDVPEKPDQELEMEMEASSKRQRVHNRR; translated from the exons ATGTATAATTCTAGGATTACGGTCTCAGATTGTGCACTAAAGATGGGTAAGTCAACGTCCGGCGGTGGCGATTCATCATCTCTCCTTATGCCTGGGGTTAAATCAGATGATCGATCTAGAGAGAGGAAACCCCGCAGAATCAGATGTCCTGCTATCGATAAAACACCAGATGAACTTGAGGCATCCTTCATACAACTATACGCTGCTTACAGCGAAGCAGCAGCTCATAATAAGGAGGAGGGTGAATTCGCTGATTGTGAAAAGAAACTTATTGAGGTAATCAGATGTTTTAGAAATCTCAAAATAGTTGATAGTAATGTTCGTCAATTGTTTCCTCAGGTTTTAGATCTTAAGAAGGCTGTTCCATTGATGATTAATTTATTGAAATATGATAAATGCGGGAAGCGTTTAGCTAGTTGTATTCTTATTACTTTCGAAGAGCTAACTCATGTGGCATTTCAAGTTCCTAGTCAAGAGATACAAGTTGGAAAATTGGTTGAATCTCTATTTGAAATGGAAGCCTTGGAAGTATTTGCTTCTACTCTTGGTAAGTTTTCTGAAGACGATGATTTACGAGCAGTACAAACTATTGCGCAGATGATTTTTCAAGGAAGAGCAGCTGTAGCAAAAACCGCGGGCAGTTCCAGGAAACTGATTATTTGGGTATCAGCAGCAATAAGAGGTACCAAATGGGATGCAAAAGTGTGTGATGTGGATTTTTTAATGACTCTTTTGATGAGTTATACGGAAAATGGACTTCTATTGGGAAGGGACACCCTACCTGCTGTTGTAGATGCTCTTTCATCTCTTATTATGAGtcctgaagaagaaaaaacagaaaaacaaaaaagaaaagaagaagaagaagacctgCCTTGGACtttgtttggttgtttatttTTTCTATTAGAATATCCGGACAACAAAGTGCATTTTGTCAATGCTGGAGGAATCGAGGCAATGATTAAACTTTTACAGGACGGGCAGAAATTGGGTGATTATATTTATGGATCTGCGATTGTGGCACTTGATATAGTGAAAGATTGTCTCGCTGCTTCTGACAAGTTTGAGAATGATGATTTGGGACTGGGCATTGCAATATTCCCTGCTTCCATGGATATG ATTCTGCCGAGCACTATGcattttaaagaagaaattgaagaacgtCTTATATCTCTAATCGAATCATTAACTG GTGGCAAGACGGAAAATTATACATTGTTAGCAATGTTTGGGGAGAATGATTGTGAAAGAATCACTTGGCTTATGGAGCTCTTCACACG ATATTCCAAAAAAGTTGGCGCAGTGGCGAATCATCTCAAAAGCAAACAG CTGGACTCGTTTGAGCTCTACAAGAAAAAATGTGGAGATGGATTCTCCACGCTTCAG TCGATTGCTGTTATTCTTGGTTATCTTTGGTTGCCCGA GATAAAGGCTAAGATTGAAAGTGAATTGTCTCGTCACCGGATAGAGAAGAAACTTGTGCTGGATGTTCTCTCG GAATACCGTGACAACATTGGCAACGCGGGTGGTACGAAGACGGTGATCGAGAAATGCATAGCTCGCCTTGAG GAAAATTATGACCAGAGTATGGAGCTGGATGCACAGGAAAATTCTGGCCAGGGGATGGAGCTGGATGTACCGGAAAAGCCTGACCAGGAgttggagatggagatggaggcAAGTAGCAAGCGGCAACGAGTGCACAACCGTCGATAG